A window of the Cicer arietinum cultivar CDC Frontier isolate Library 1 chromosome 6, Cicar.CDCFrontier_v2.0, whole genome shotgun sequence genome harbors these coding sequences:
- the LOC101507530 gene encoding serine/threonine-protein phosphatase BSL3 produces MDVDSSMVSENDHDSVVQNDEEREQVGETPTPSSSSSSCGGSPAEQQPQQQAAAAQVQHSPVVGPRLAPSYTVVNAILEKKEDGPGPRCGHTLTAVPAVGEDGTPGYIGPRLILFGGATALEGNSAASGTPSSAGNAGIRLAGATADVHCYDVLTNKWSRITPFGEPPTPRAAHVATAVGTMVVIQGGIGPAGLSAEDLHVLDLTQQRPRWHRVGVPGPGPGPRYGHVMALVGQRYLMAIGGNDGKRPLADVWALDTAAKPYEWRKLEPEGEGPPPCMYATASARSDGLLLLCGGRDGNSVPLASAYGLAKHRDGRWEWAIAPGVSPSPRYQHAAVFVNARLHVSGGALGGGRMVEDSSSIAVLDTAAGVWCDTKSVVTSPRTGRYSADAAGGDASVELVRRCRHAAAAVGDLIFIYGGLRGGILLDDLLVAEDLAAAETTSAASHAAAAAAAASDVQMGRVPGRYGFVDDRTGQTMSDATADGAVVLGNPVAPPVNGDMYTDISTENALLQGSRRTSKGVEYLVEASAAEAEAISATLAAAKARQENGEVESPDRDRGAEATPSGKQISSMIKPESAGPNSIASGGVRLHHRAVVIAAETGGALGGMVRQLSIDQFENEGRRVSYGTPESATAARKLLDRQMSINSVPKKVIAHLLKPRGWKPPVRRQFFLDCNEIADLCDSAERIFSSEPTVIQLRAPIKIFGDLHGQFGDLMRLFDEYGAPSTAGDIAYIDYLFLGDYVDRGQHSLETISLLLALKVEYPNNVHLIRGNHEAADINALFGFRIECIERMGERDGIWTWHRINRLFNWLPLAALIEKKIICMHGGIGRSINHLEQIENIQRPITMEAGSIVLMDLLWSDPTENDSVEGLRPNARGPGLVTFGPDRVMEFCNNNDLQLIVRAHECVMDGFERFAQGHLITLFSATNYCGTANNAGAILVLGRDLVVVPKLIHPLPPALSSPETSPERHIEDTWMQELNANRPPTPTRGRPPVANDRGSLAWI; encoded by the exons ATGGATGTTGATTCTTCGATGGTATCGGAGAACGATCACGACTCAGTTGTACAGAACGATGAAGAGAGAGAGCAGGTAGGGGAGACGCCGACGCCGTCTTCTTCTTCGTCGTCTTGCGGTGGATCTCCAGCGGAGCAACAACCACAGCAGCAAGCTGCGGCTGCTCAGGTGCAGCACAGTCCGGTTGTTGGTCCGAGGCTTGCGCCGAGTTATACAGTTGTGAATGCGATTTTGGAGAAGAAGGAGGATGGACCGGGGCCGCGGTGTGGTCACACGTTGACGGCTGTGCCGGCGGTGGGAGAGGATGGAACGCCGGGATATATTGGTCCGAGGTTGATTTTGTTCGGTGGTGCGACTGCACTCGAAGGAAATTCTGCTGCTTCAGGGACTCCTTCATCTGCAGGAAATGCAGGCATAC GTTTAGCTGGTGCCACAGCTGACGTCCACTGTTATGATGTCCTGACTAATAAATGGTCTAG GATAACTCCCTTTGGAGAGCCTCCGACCCCAAGGGCTGCACATGTAGCCACTGCTGTGGGAACGATGGTAGTTATTCAG GGCGGCATTGGTCCTGCTGGTTTGTCAGCAGAGGACCTTCATGTTCTTGATCTCACACAGCAACGACCACGATGGCATAG AGTTGGTGTTCCAGGGCCTGGACCAGGTCCACGCTATGGCCATGTTATGGCTTTGGTGGGGCAGAGGTATCTCATGGCAATTGGAGGCAATGATG GAAAGAGACCTTTGGCTGATGTATGGGCCTTAGACACAGCTGCCAAGCCATATGAATGGCGCAAATTGGAGCCAGAAGGAGAGGGTCCGCCCCCATGCAT GTATGCAACTGCAAGTGCACGCTCTGATGGGCTTCTTCTGCTTTGTGGAGGGAGGGATGGCAATAGCGTT CCATTGGCTAGTGCATATGGACTCGCTAAGCATAGAGATGGCCGATGGGAATGGGCAATTGCCCCTGGTGTCTCACCATCTCCAAGATATCAGCATGCAGCG GTGTTTGTTAATGCAAGGCTCCATGTGTCTGGTGGGGCTCTTGGTGGAGGACGGATGGTAGAAGATTCGTCGAGTATTGCAG TGTTGGACACTGCTGCTGGTGTTTGGTGTGATACAAAATCTGTTGTTACTAGTCCAAGAACGGGTAGATACAGTGCTGATGCAGCTGGTGGAGATGCCTCAGTGGAGTTGGTCCGGCGTTGCAGGCATGCAGCTGCTGCTGTTGGTgacctaatttttatttatggtgGTTTACGTGGGG GAATCTTGCTGGATGACCTGCTTGTTGCTGAAGATCTTGCTGCTGCTGAAACAACAAGTGCTGCTTCGCATGCTGCTGCTGCTGCAGCAGCTGCGTCTGATGTACAAATGGGACGAGTACCAGGACGATATGGATTTGTTGATGATAGGACAGGGCAAACAATGTCTGATGCAACTGCTGATGGCGCAGTTGTTTTGGGAAATCCAGTTGCTCCTCCTGTAAATGGTGACATGTATACTGATATCAGCactgaaaatgccttgcttcaGGGGTCTAG GAGAACTAGCAAAGGAGTTGAGTATCTTGTTGAAGCATCTGCGGCAGAAGCTGAAGCTATCAGTGCCACACTGGCTGCTGCCAAGGCACGCCAAGAGAATGGAGAAGTTGAATCACCTGATCGGGACCGTGGGGCTGAGGCTACCCCTAGTGGGAAGCAAATATCTTCCATGATTAAGCCTGAATCTGCAGGGCCAAATAGCATTGCTTCTGGTGGAGTCAGGCTGCATCACAGAGCT GTGGTTATTGCCGCAGAGACTGGTGGAGCATTAGGTGGCATGGTTAGGCAGCTTTCAATTGATCAGTTCGAAAATGAAGGCAGGCGGGTCAGTTATGGGACTCCAGAAAGTGCAACTGCTGCTAGAAAGTTATTAGATCGACAGATGTCTATCAATAGTGTCCCAAAGAAG GTCATAGCACACCTCTTAAAGCCCCGTGGCTGGAAACCACCAGTTCGTCGGCAATTTTTCTTGGATTGCAATGAAATTGCAGATCTTTGTGATAGTGCAGAGAGGATATTTTCTAGTGAACCAACTGTCATACAGCTTAGGGcaccaattaaaatatttggtgaCTTACACGGGCAGTTTGGGGATCTCATGCGCCTCTTTGATGAGTATGGCGCTCCATCAACTGCTGGTGACATTGC ATATATCGATTATCTATTCCTAGGAGATTATGTTGATAGGGGCCAACACAGCCTGGAAACGATAAGCCTTTTGCTTGCTTTGAAG GTTGAATATCCAAACAATGTTCATTTAATACGTGGAAACCATGAAGCTGCAGATATTAATGCCCTTTTTGGTTTTCGAATTGAGTGCATTGAGAGGATG GGTGAGAGGGATGGAATTTGGACATGGCACCGGATAAACCGTCTGTTTAATTGGCTTCCTCTTGCAGCTctaattgagaaaaaaattatttgcatGCATGGGGGTATTGGTCGTTCAATAAACCACTTGGAACAAATTGAGAATATTCAGCGTCCTATTACAATGGAAGCAGGATCAATTGTGCTGATGGATCTATTGTG GTCTGATCCTACTGAGAATGACAGCGTAGAAGGGCTGCGGCCAAATGCTAGAGGTCCGGGGTTAGTTACTTTTGGG CCTGATCGTGTCATGGAATTTTGCAATAACAATGATCTGCAACTGATTGTTCGTGCACACGAATGTGTGATGGATGGCTTTGAGCGTTTTGCACAGGGACATTTGATCACTCTTTTCTCAGCTACAAATTACTGCG GTACCGCAAATAATGCTGGGGCAATATTAGTTTTGGGTAGAGATCTTGTGGTGGTTCCTAAACTGATTCATCCATTACCACCTGCACTTTCTTCACCAGAAACGTCACCAGAACGCCATATTGAAGATACATGGATGCAG GAGTTGAATGCTAACAGACCACCAACTCCAACCAGAGGTCGTCCTCCAGTAGCAAATGACCGAGGTTCGCTGGCTTGGATATAG